The following proteins are co-located in the Thermodesulfobacteriota bacterium genome:
- a CDS encoding TetR/AcrR family transcriptional regulator — translation MEERVKCNEVAQEILDLAQNLFQERGYNSFSYRDLSKQVGIKTSSIHYYFPTKGDLARAIVVRYKEHFNEAFSQIGTRSNDPKEKLELYLQLFIDGFRSCKRVCLCTMLASDFVNLPEGVQEEVKGIFSDNEAWIAKVLEEGRDSGVFEFKGSPERMARMIFSALEGSIISARIFENEHRLSFTSDWIMRMLQPKK, via the coding sequence ATGGAAGAAAGAGTTAAATGCAATGAAGTTGCGCAGGAGATACTGGACCTTGCGCAGAATCTGTTTCAAGAGCGGGGATACAACTCCTTTAGCTATCGAGATCTTTCGAAGCAAGTGGGTATCAAAACATCAAGTATTCACTATTACTTTCCAACAAAAGGAGATCTGGCAAGGGCAATTGTAGTGAGATATAAGGAACATTTTAATGAGGCCTTTTCCCAGATTGGCACTCGATCGAATGATCCAAAGGAGAAGCTTGAGCTTTACTTGCAGCTCTTTATTGACGGCTTCAGATCCTGTAAGAGGGTTTGCCTTTGTACTATGCTTGCCTCTGATTTTGTTAATCTCCCGGAAGGGGTTCAAGAAGAGGTAAAAGGGATATTTTCGGATAATGAGGCGTGGATAGCTAAAGTTTTAGAAGAGGGTCGTGACTCAGGTGTTTTTGAGTTCAAGGGATCCCCGGAAAGGATGGCTAGAATGATTTTTTCTGCGCTGGAGGGTTCTATAATCTCAGCGCGGATATTTGAAAATGAGCATCGGTTATCTTTTACGTCTGATTGGATTATGAGAATGCTGCAACCTAAAAAATAA
- a CDS encoding sigma-70 family RNA polymerase sigma factor: MHLNVTESRSNSVARQFQIDSPLLAPHHDLSDEELVRMFVEERDEDAFNEIANRYGEKVFRLALRITHSTHIADEVLQEVFLTLVEKLDSFREESTFSTWLYRVATNASLIQIRNEKRDGRNISLEDYVPYDEKGMLLGISLKDWSHTPDEVLVEKEGLEVIDRAINELPEKYRIIFHLRDVEGLTNKEVGDILGLSISAVKSRIHRARLYLRDKLSDYFYERLKNI; the protein is encoded by the coding sequence ATGCATTTAAACGTCACGGAATCAAGATCTAATAGTGTGGCTAGACAATTTCAAATTGATAGCCCTTTGCTAGCACCACACCACGATTTGTCTGATGAAGAGCTTGTCAGGATGTTTGTAGAAGAAAGGGACGAAGACGCATTTAACGAGATCGCTAATCGTTATGGAGAGAAGGTGTTTAGACTTGCCCTTAGAATAACACATAGTACACATATCGCGGATGAAGTCCTGCAAGAGGTGTTTTTAACACTCGTTGAGAAACTGGATTCCTTTCGAGAGGAGTCGACGTTTTCAACATGGCTTTATCGAGTTGCTACAAACGCAAGTTTAATACAGATCCGGAACGAGAAGAGAGATGGAAGAAATATTAGCCTAGAGGACTATGTCCCATATGATGAGAAAGGAATGCTATTGGGAATTTCACTGAAGGATTGGAGTCATACACCAGACGAGGTGCTCGTCGAGAAAGAGGGTCTGGAGGTTATAGATAGGGCTATCAATGAGTTACCGGAAAAGTATAGAATAATTTTTCACTTGAGGGATGTAGAAGGTTTAACAAATAAAGAAGTCGGGGATATATTGGGGCTCAGTATTTCTGCAGTAAAATCCCGAATCCATAGGGCAAGGCTTTATCTGAGGGATAAGCTATCTGACTACTTTTACGAACGGCTAAAAAACATATGA
- a CDS encoding nuclear transport factor 2 family protein, protein MHLRELVEDLNSMILEGGALEAFEKYYAEDVVMEENELPPTIGKAANREREKEFFSNLVELRGADVKAVAVGDDVTMVEWFFDYTHKEWGRRTYHQVAVQRWKDGKIVHERFYYGR, encoded by the coding sequence ATGCATTTACGGGAATTAGTTGAGGACCTAAATTCTATGATACTTGAAGGCGGGGCTTTAGAGGCATTTGAAAAATATTACGCCGAAGATGTTGTGATGGAGGAGAACGAGCTCCCACCGACCATTGGGAAAGCTGCTAACAGAGAGAGGGAAAAGGAATTTTTCTCGAACTTAGTTGAACTTAGGGGTGCTGATGTAAAGGCAGTTGCGGTTGGCGATGATGTTACGATGGTTGAATGGTTTTTTGACTACACGCATAAGGAGTGGGGTAGGCGCACATATCACCAGGTCGCAGTTCAGCGCTGGAAGGATGGTAAAATTGTTCATGAAAGGTTTTATTATGGCAGGTGA